ATCTCTGTCCTCGCGGAAACCCAAGACAGAAAAGTCTAATGACAGCGCAAAAAGTACTCAAGCAAGGCAAGGGCTGGCGCTTAGGCTGGGACCCAACGGCGATCGAATTTGTAGGCCTGGTTGGTACGGATGAGTGGGCGATCGAACTAACAGCGGCGGAATTCCAGGACTTTTGCCGTTTACTGCAACAACTGGCTGAAACAATGACCGCAATGGCGAGTGAACTGATGCCGGAAGAGCGCATCACCTGTGAAGCCGAGAGTGAATGGGTATGGCTGGCCGTAGAAGGCTATCCCCACGCCTACGGTCTTTCGGTCATCATCCATTCTGGGCGGCGGGCTGAGGGGTATTGGCCACCCGCAGCCGTCCCTGGATTATTGGCGGCCACGCAAACCTGGAGTGTATTCTGATCTTCTCCCTCTGATCTTCTCCCTCTGAACCTTGTCACCCCATCGGCCAATATCACGCGGTTGGCGTTCCCTGACGCC
This DNA window, taken from Trichothermofontia sichuanensis B231, encodes the following:
- a CDS encoding DUF1818 family protein, with product MTAQKVLKQGKGWRLGWDPTAIEFVGLVGTDEWAIELTAAEFQDFCRLLQQLAETMTAMASELMPEERITCEAESEWVWLAVEGYPHAYGLSVIIHSGRRAEGYWPPAAVPGLLAATQTWSVF